DNA sequence from the Halorussus limi genome:
GAGCGCGGGCGCGAAAACGAGGTACGTACCGAGCGCGACCAGCGGTGCCGCCAAGAGCGCACCGGCGGGCGTCAGCGCGCCGAACACACCGAGTGCGCCGATTATCCAGCACTGCACGCCGAGCAGCGTCCGCTTGTTCAGAGACGGACGGTCGGAGTTCGTGGCCGCGGACTCGGAGGGTCCGCGACTGAGGAGGTCGGAGGTCATGACTGAGGCGGTCGGAGAGTCGCGACTGGGACGCTTCGAGCAGTCCCATTCCCGTCGGCGTCCCGTCGTGCGCCACGCCCCGACCGGCGTGTTGAATTCAATGACGCTCCACAGATATTAAAGCCTCCGAACGTTCACGAGAGCGGAACGAAACGGAACGGAACCGGCGCATCGTTCGGCCGGCCGATTGGTCCGTTCGCCGGTCGGCCCGCTCTGTCGGTCGGCCGTTCGACCGGTCCGTCGCGGGTCGCTCGACCGCTCAGAGCAGGTCGAGGTCCGAGAGGTCCGCGCGGAGCGCCTCCCGGTCGTCGTCGTCCATCGTCCGGAGCGGACTCCGGAGTGGGCCGGGGTCGAACCCGGTTTCGCGCAGGCCGAGCGCCGTCTTGACGCCCGCCATGTAGGGACCGCGCTTGAGCGCCGAGCGCACGTCGTACACCTCGCTCTGGAGTTCGCGGGCGCGCTCCTCGTCGCCCTCGTCGTAGGACTCGTAGAGGTCCACGACGAGTTCGGGGAACGCGTTCGCCACCGCGCTGACCACGCCCGCGCACCCGACCTCCAGTCCGGGGAACAAGAGCGAGTCCGACCCCGCGAGGAAGGTCAGTTCGGGATGGGCGTCGATGGCCTGTCCGAGCCACGGCACGTCCTTGCTGGAGTCTTTCAGGCCGACCAAGTTCTCGATGTCGGCGAGCGCGTCGAGCGTCTCCAGCGACAGCGAGTTGCCGGTCTTGCTCGGGATGTGGTAGACGTACACCGGGAGGTCCACCGCCTCGGCGACTCGCCGGTAGTGGGTCACCGCGGCGTCGTGGTCCACCGGGTAGTAGTAGGGCGTCACGACGACCACGCCGTCCGCGCCCACGCGCTCGGCGTGTTCGGCGTGCGCGACGGTCTGGCGCGTGCTCGGCGCGCCGACGCCCGCGATGACCGGCGCGTCGTCGCCGATTTCCTCGACCACGGCCTCGACCACGCCGTCGCGCTCGTCGGGGGTCAACAGCGGGAACTCGCCGTTGGTCCCCAGCGGGAAGACGCCGTGGGCGCCGCGGTCCACGACGAACCGCGCGTGGGCGGCAGTCGCCTCGTAATCGACCGATTCGTCCTCGTCGAACGCCGTAACGGTCGGCGGGACGACGCCGCGGACCGAGAGCGGGTCGTCCGTACCGGGGTCGGGCGCGTTGTTCGCCATGTCCGAAGCGTGGAGGGCCGCGTCCTTAAGCGGTCGCATCTCGGCAGGACTTTTTCGGGTGTGAGTAAACTTTTAGTCGATGGCGCTTCACGGTGTGTGTATGAACGTCACTGTGAAACTTACCGGAACCCTCGTCGCCCGGACCGGCACCCACGAGGCCCGCGTGGCGGTGCCCGACGACGCGACGGTCGCAGACGTAGTGGACGAACTCGCCGAGCAGTACGGCCCGCAGGTCCGCGCGGGCGTCCTCGACGGCCAACGACTCCGCTCGGACACCGTCGTCGTCCGGGAGACGTTCGACTCGACCGAGACGCTCTCGACCCACAGTTCGCTGGAGAGCGGCGACACGGTGCGGTTCCAGTTGAACGTCTGAGCGCGAATCGGTCGGCGCAGAATCGAGTGCGCGGCGATTTCTGGCTGACGTCTCTCGACTCGTTCTCCGTTCCGCGCTCCGAGGAAATCGTCCGGATCGGAGACTACGAAATATCTGCGTCGAAGGCCCGATAGAGCAGTCGAACGACTACTTCTGCGACTCGCCAGACGAGCGTCGCGCAGACGACGACGGTCGCAAGCGCCACGAGGCCCAGCCAGAGGACGATTCCTAGCTGGAGTTGGGTCACGAAGCCGAACGCCAGTCCGACGACGATTCCGCCGCCTATCAGGACCCCCGCGCCCTTCAGCGCGAGACGCTGCCACCGATTGAAGCCGAGTCGGTCGTCCCGGCCCAGTAGCGCGGGCAGACTGACGCCGACCGCGGCGAGTCCAAGCGCCAGGACGATGATAATCCCGCCGACAATCGCCGCCATCCCGTGCGCGAACCCGTCGCTCTCGGGCGGCGGTGGTGGCATCGACGCCAGTTCGAGAACTATTGCGGCCGCGACTCCGACGCCGACGCAGACGAAAACGACGCGAACGGCCGCGAAGAGGGCCGATTTCACGTTGGAGGGCATCAGCGTGCCTGTTGTGCGAACGACGGGATAAGCTTTCGGCACAGCGACCAGTCAGCTTCGTGTCGCTGCTGAACTCACCCCAGATTCGCCAGTCGGTTCAGCGCGTAAATCGTCCGCAGCACGTCGCCGGCCTTCCCGCGGTCGAAAATCAACTCGTCGGTCCGGACCACGTGGTCCAGCACGTCCCGCGAGGCGTGTTCCGGCGCGGCCGCGATGCCCGCGTCGTTCTCGGCGACCCACTTCATCACCCGCAAATCGCTCTTGCTGTCGCCCATGACCGCGGCGAAGGGGTCGTCGATGCCCAGCACGTCGAAGGCCGACTCGACGCCCGCGACCTTGTTGAGTTCGAGGCTCCCGATTTCGGCCGCGTCGGCCTCGTAGTAGGCCACGTCGATGCGCTCGAAGGCCGCCCGGACGGGGTCGGGCAGGTCCTCGGGGTCCGCGTCGGGCGTCTCGCCCTCGCTCTCGAGGACGCCCCGAATCTCGGGGTCCCGAGACGCGTAGTAGGCCCGCGCCCAGTCGCTCGCCGTTTCGGCGTCCGCCTCGACTCCCTCGCCGACTTCCGCTGCGACCGCGGAACCGAGCAGGTCGAGTTCGTAGACCAGCGCGCGGTCGATGACCTCGCGTGCGTCGTCGCTCCCGGTCTCGAAGTTCGGCTTGAGCGTGACGTTGAACTCGTTGCCCTGCAGGTGACACCCCCGACGGAGGCGCTCGGGCGCTTCCGAGAGGACCCGCGAGCGCACCGCGTCGAAGATGGCCCGCACGTCGCGGTCGAGGTCGTCGTAGAGCAGTCGCTTGGTGTCGGCGCCGTGGCCCGGCGTGAACACGCCGGTCCCGGCCTCGTAGACCACCGACAGGTTTCCGGAGTGGACGATTTCGTTGCCGAGGCCCTGAATCAGGAAGCCCTTGACGTTCTCGAGCGTCTGGCCGGTACAGACCACGATGGGCAACCCCGACTCGTGGAACTCGGTCAGGAGGTGGAGCGTCTCGCGCGGAATCTCGTTGTCGGTGCCGCCCGCCGAGCGTAGCGTCTCGTCCACGTCGAGGACGAGGACGTTCACCCCGCGGTCGTACTTGGCGTAGAGGTCCAGCGCGGTGAACGCTTGGTCGCGGGTGGCCCGCGCCGCGAGTTCGCAGAACGTCTCGCCGGTCGCGGGGAACGCGTCGCGCACCTCGGCTTTCAGACCGTCCAATTCGTCGCTGGCCTCCTGCCAGTGTTCGAGCGCGACCCGCGAGTCCACCGGGGGAAAGAGGTCCACGAAGTTCTGGAGTGCCCGGAGGGTCGCGGCGTCGAACTCGTCGTAGAGTCGATAGA
Encoded proteins:
- a CDS encoding dihydrodipicolinate synthase family protein encodes the protein MANNAPDPGTDDPLSVRGVVPPTVTAFDEDESVDYEATAAHARFVVDRGAHGVFPLGTNGEFPLLTPDERDGVVEAVVEEIGDDAPVIAGVGAPSTRQTVAHAEHAERVGADGVVVVTPYYYPVDHDAAVTHYRRVAEAVDLPVYVYHIPSKTGNSLSLETLDALADIENLVGLKDSSKDVPWLGQAIDAHPELTFLAGSDSLLFPGLEVGCAGVVSAVANAFPELVVDLYESYDEGDEERARELQSEVYDVRSALKRGPYMAGVKTALGLRETGFDPGPLRSPLRTMDDDDREALRADLSDLDLL
- a CDS encoding MoaD/ThiS family protein, with translation MNVTVKLTGTLVARTGTHEARVAVPDDATVADVVDELAEQYGPQVRAGVLDGQRLRSDTVVVRETFDSTETLSTHSSLESGDTVRFQLNV
- a CDS encoding HAD family hydrolase — encoded protein: MERYDQLYRLYDEFDAATLRALQNFVDLFPPVDSRVALEHWQEASDELDGLKAEVRDAFPATGETFCELAARATRDQAFTALDLYAKYDRGVNVLVLDVDETLRSAGGTDNEIPRETLHLLTEFHESGLPIVVCTGQTLENVKGFLIQGLGNEIVHSGNLSVVYEAGTGVFTPGHGADTKRLLYDDLDRDVRAIFDAVRSRVLSEAPERLRRGCHLQGNEFNVTLKPNFETGSDDAREVIDRALVYELDLLGSAVAAEVGEGVEADAETASDWARAYYASRDPEIRGVLESEGETPDADPEDLPDPVRAAFERIDVAYYEADAAEIGSLELNKVAGVESAFDVLGIDDPFAAVMGDSKSDLRVMKWVAENDAGIAAAPEHASRDVLDHVVRTDELIFDRGKAGDVLRTIYALNRLANLG